A part of Pararoseomonas sp. SCSIO 73927 genomic DNA contains:
- a CDS encoding filamentous hemagglutinin N-terminal domain-containing protein: MNGSSAFRTALLCGTALVLPVAALAQAPNARPQGGQVVAGGATIAQDAARTSIVQSTDRAAVDWRSFDIGRDHTVQFRQPSSSSLTLNRVTGPDPSQIAGRITANGQVAIVNQSGVVFHQGAQVDAAGLVVSTANITNQALMRGGRLNFDGPGRPDARIENNGSITVREAGLAALVAPQVANRGAITARMGRVALGGAETATVDLHGDGLMSLEVTSPVRQRPANGQALVSNTGTITATGGTVVLTAQAVDGIVQDLVRAGGTISADTDAATGRAGRVVIAGTGGAVRIEGAVTATGTAENTRGGTVQVAGDRTWVAPGARVDASGRASGGTVQVGTNGRGSAATRLSRRTGVAAGATVRADATGRGDGGTVIVNSADYTAHGGEISARGGPAGGDGGFVEVSGRRGLDLAGTVNVNAGLGGTAGTFLIDPTNLTIVANGDPRANVSPATYADGVLSAAEPPTGDAFITAGAVNGVAGLLRLEATNSLTVGAAVDKPAGGLSLLVVNPAVDPSQTLTVSEPLILRGGSLTLGAPTILVNSLVQVPAGNAITLSVPSFSSGAPVGVVRQAGAGRFVGGTLAESAESARLGAFREFVMEGDNSLTNLGLLNARNGGIVLRNDRALTIQGDLFATGSELRLDVAGDAVVNGSIQSTGPGLLLRAAGSITVSSNTSVVTPGINLYAAYDFAAGATNTAATSGITLSGFMGSGRPGRDGEIEADADLAAGTDGIRQTGGSLRAIALTLRSGGDALLESASAGEPNLQISELGPSSVAGNLSLFSGSRFGSSLDIAGDVTAGGTLSLREYNGSITQVSGSIAAPTLRAVAAGSVNILGATNRIGTLAEASGFSVNLRTTGSLRVVGPVSTTNAASILSADGDIDVTGSVTGQQGVALRAGGSVRLAAGSLVQSNGFGSGQVLVLAGYDPESATSDLTGASSITLAGTLGNASQPGVVGLGAGTGGITQTGGRLVAGGLSVRTGGTAALNGAAAGTPNQAAALVELAGSLSLDNGASDLVIGAATDRLLAGGSFVEIRAGNVSMYPSASLSATDRISFQVDGLSLQAYSGTPASIAAPLIEIAPRIASSVAVGTAAGPEPLSLSPDLLASLSASLLGIGQATFDGASTTTAQDIRFDTAFSFPGGLSLSGTGNVTQEAAANLTIGSLASLVDGRLTLTNPGNSIPVLFGNLARTGFALRTSGDLAIGFLQSPEVALTAVNMTQGAANYIIGGSLALQATGSVDLRGANAVTSLLTSDVDGTLRLNNTSSLLTVPTGAQVFAGGGAEINQTGNLRVEGRIDGFDPVGLTATGGMEVAGTVAADSGVRLLAGGNIDLQADSSVTAGSSVATITVLAGYDFGTGTTNVASATSLTLNGTLGNPALEGALLLGAGTNGIVQGGGQVITESLSVTSGGDARINAAGSSNQVAGLGTSSVAGALLLSTSDQLTTSGTVTAGSIGLTSSGDTTIDGTLSATGEVFLRSLGGGITETGPGRITAGTLRLFAGEGSADLRGDNRVAALGSSDILGGLILNNTAPLLTVPAGGLIQAGGGIEINGTGNTLIAGSLISPSGTVQVTTTGNLTMASGAVASSSGSPAGSVALRAGGNVVLEQGSSVTLANAISVLAGYDPESGTTDTASASSLSLAGTLSGTAASSAVRLGAGTGGIGQTGGRISAGTLLVTSGGDALLDGSATPNVLANLGASSVAGSLLLDNGSTDLVTTGDVTAARIGLRTGGTVTVRSDLSATESISFLANGLAVPAPTTTGSVPIPGGTVTAPLVEAAPRDARDFVLGGTAAQAGVLTLNPTSISRITADTLRLGAASLRGDPVTTATNIRFAGSLAASNALILRSLGDIAQDAGTTLSAANLSGSAGGTATLASAGNALPVLGDFSAGTALTLGTGGGLAITGAVQSPAIRLTAGGAITESGAGRIGGGSLSLQTSGAATLLGANTVTVLTASETGGDLRLANSGALLTVPAGNLVRAGGALEIAQAGDLTVNGTVSGASTRLFSPSGTIRVNGNSAIARTGDLSIEANSFALAGLLQAAGEIRVTAGTLASLAGRADAPTLSLAGPRITFGGLDARGAAVSLLLGAGGTTEGAIDAGGLTVAGGARASLTGTIAGIAGGAAAASGRRATAGGTLLEEPLPAANDFLFNGCAIGAAACASPPPPPPPPPPPPPPPPPPPPPPPPPPPPPPPDGGETPPPSPPPAGPVTELPVGSTLVDSPLQVLRGVDPLENLPALTRLRPPVPNITVRIGRDPSEEGSLAPPNIRREDY; this comes from the coding sequence GACCGCGCGGCGGTGGACTGGCGCTCCTTCGACATCGGGCGGGACCACACGGTCCAGTTCCGGCAGCCCTCCTCCTCCTCCCTCACGCTCAACCGCGTCACCGGGCCCGATCCCTCGCAGATCGCGGGGCGCATCACGGCGAACGGGCAGGTGGCGATCGTCAACCAGTCCGGCGTGGTGTTCCACCAGGGCGCGCAGGTGGACGCGGCCGGCCTCGTCGTCTCCACCGCCAACATCACCAACCAGGCGCTGATGCGCGGCGGGCGGCTGAACTTCGATGGGCCCGGCCGGCCGGACGCGCGCATCGAGAACAACGGCAGCATCACCGTGCGGGAGGCTGGGCTCGCCGCCCTCGTCGCGCCGCAGGTGGCGAACCGCGGCGCGATCACCGCCCGCATGGGGCGGGTCGCGCTCGGCGGCGCCGAGACCGCCACGGTGGACCTGCACGGCGACGGGCTGATGTCGCTGGAGGTCACCTCTCCCGTGCGCCAGCGCCCCGCGAACGGGCAGGCGCTGGTGAGCAACACCGGCACCATCACCGCCACCGGCGGCACCGTCGTCCTCACCGCCCAGGCGGTGGACGGGATCGTGCAGGACCTCGTCCGCGCGGGCGGCACGATCTCGGCCGATACCGACGCCGCCACGGGCCGCGCCGGCCGCGTGGTGATCGCCGGTACGGGCGGGGCGGTGCGGATCGAGGGCGCGGTGACCGCGACGGGCACCGCGGAGAACACCCGGGGCGGCACGGTGCAGGTGGCGGGCGACCGAACTTGGGTCGCGCCCGGCGCGCGGGTGGACGCCTCCGGCCGCGCGAGCGGCGGCACGGTGCAGGTGGGCACGAACGGGCGCGGCAGCGCCGCCACGCGGCTGTCCCGGCGAACCGGCGTGGCCGCGGGCGCGACGGTGCGGGCGGACGCGACGGGGCGCGGCGACGGCGGCACGGTGATCGTGAACTCCGCCGACTACACCGCGCATGGCGGCGAGATCTCGGCGCGCGGCGGGCCGGCGGGCGGCGATGGCGGCTTCGTGGAGGTCTCCGGCCGCCGCGGGCTCGACCTCGCCGGCACGGTGAACGTCAACGCCGGGCTGGGCGGAACTGCCGGCACTTTCCTGATCGACCCCACGAACCTCACCATCGTCGCGAACGGCGACCCCAGGGCCAATGTCAGCCCGGCCACCTACGCGGACGGCGTCCTCTCCGCGGCCGAGCCGCCCACCGGCGACGCCTTCATCACCGCGGGCGCCGTGAACGGCGTGGCCGGCCTCCTCCGGCTCGAGGCGACGAACAGCCTGACCGTGGGCGCGGCGGTGGACAAGCCGGCCGGGGGCCTCTCCCTGCTGGTGGTGAACCCGGCCGTCGATCCGTCCCAGACCCTGACGGTGAGCGAGCCGCTCATCCTCCGCGGCGGCTCCCTGACGCTCGGCGCGCCGACGATCCTCGTGAACAGCCTCGTCCAGGTCCCGGCAGGCAACGCCATCACCCTGAGCGTGCCAAGCTTCAGCAGCGGCGCGCCGGTAGGAGTGGTGCGGCAGGCCGGGGCCGGCCGCTTCGTGGGCGGGACGCTGGCCGAGTCGGCCGAGAGCGCGCGGCTCGGCGCCTTCCGCGAGTTCGTGATGGAGGGCGACAACAGCCTCACCAACCTCGGCCTGCTGAACGCGCGGAACGGCGGGATCGTGCTCCGCAACGACCGCGCGCTCACCATCCAGGGCGATCTCTTCGCCACGGGCAGCGAGCTCCGGCTCGACGTGGCGGGCGACGCGGTGGTCAATGGCTCCATCCAGTCCACCGGCCCGGGGCTGCTCCTCCGGGCGGCGGGCAGCATCACGGTGAGCAGCAACACCTCCGTCGTCACGCCGGGGATCAACCTCTACGCCGCCTACGACTTCGCGGCGGGCGCCACCAACACCGCGGCGACGAGCGGGATCACCCTCTCCGGCTTCATGGGAAGCGGCCGACCGGGAAGGGACGGGGAGATCGAGGCGGACGCGGACTTAGCCGCAGGAACGGACGGCATCCGCCAGACCGGCGGCAGCCTGCGCGCGATCGCCCTCACCCTCCGCTCGGGCGGCGACGCGCTGCTGGAGAGCGCAAGTGCCGGCGAGCCCAACCTTCAGATCAGCGAACTCGGCCCCTCCTCCGTCGCCGGCAACCTCTCCCTGTTCAGCGGGAGCCGCTTCGGGAGCAGTCTCGACATCGCGGGCGACGTGACGGCCGGCGGCACCCTCTCGCTGCGGGAGTACAACGGGTCCATCACCCAGGTCTCGGGCTCCATCGCCGCGCCGACCCTCCGGGCCGTCGCCGCCGGCAGCGTGAATATCCTCGGCGCCACCAACCGGATCGGGACCCTGGCCGAAGCCTCCGGCTTCTCGGTCAACCTCCGCACCACGGGCAGCCTCCGGGTGGTCGGCCCGGTCTCCACCACCAACGCCGCCTCCATCCTCAGCGCCGATGGCGACATCGACGTCACCGGCTCCGTCACGGGGCAGCAGGGCGTCGCGCTGAGAGCGGGCGGGAGCGTGCGGCTCGCCGCCGGCAGCCTCGTGCAGTCGAACGGCTTCGGGTCCGGCCAGGTCCTCGTCCTTGCGGGCTACGACCCGGAGTCGGCCACGAGCGACCTCACCGGCGCCAGCTCGATCACCCTGGCGGGCACCCTCGGCAACGCGTCGCAGCCCGGCGTGGTCGGGCTCGGCGCCGGCACGGGCGGCATCACCCAGACCGGCGGGCGCCTCGTCGCCGGCGGGCTCAGCGTGCGCACCGGCGGGACCGCCGCGCTGAACGGCGCCGCCGCCGGAACGCCGAACCAGGCGGCCGCGCTGGTGGAGCTGGCCGGCAGCCTCAGTCTCGACAACGGGGCCTCGGACCTCGTGATCGGCGCCGCGACGGACCGGCTCCTGGCGGGCGGCAGCTTCGTGGAGATCCGGGCCGGCAACGTGTCGATGTACCCGAGCGCCTCCCTCTCCGCGACGGACCGCATCTCCTTCCAGGTGGACGGGCTGAGCCTGCAGGCCTACTCCGGCACCCCGGCGAGCATCGCCGCGCCGCTGATCGAGATCGCGCCGCGCATCGCCTCGAGCGTCGCCGTCGGCACCGCCGCGGGGCCGGAGCCGCTCTCCCTCTCCCCTGACCTGCTGGCGAGCCTCTCCGCCAGCCTCCTGGGCATCGGCCAGGCCACGTTCGACGGGGCCTCCACCACCACGGCCCAGGACATCCGCTTCGACACCGCCTTCAGCTTCCCCGGCGGGCTGTCCCTGAGCGGCACCGGCAACGTGACCCAGGAAGCGGCGGCGAACCTGACCATCGGATCCCTCGCCAGCCTCGTCGACGGGCGGCTGACCCTGACGAACCCGGGCAACAGCATCCCCGTGCTGTTCGGCAACCTGGCCCGCACCGGCTTCGCGCTGAGAACCTCGGGCGACCTCGCCATCGGCTTCCTCCAGTCGCCCGAGGTCGCGCTGACGGCGGTCAACATGACCCAGGGCGCCGCGAACTACATCATCGGCGGCAGCCTCGCCCTCCAGGCCACCGGCTCGGTGGACCTTCGCGGCGCCAACGCCGTCACCTCGCTCCTCACCTCGGATGTCGACGGCACGCTGCGGCTGAACAACACCAGTTCCCTGCTCACCGTGCCCACGGGCGCGCAGGTCTTCGCGGGCGGCGGCGCCGAGATCAACCAGACTGGCAACCTGCGGGTGGAGGGCCGGATCGACGGCTTCGATCCCGTCGGGCTGACGGCGACGGGAGGGATGGAGGTCGCAGGCACGGTCGCCGCCGACTCCGGCGTGCGGCTGCTCGCGGGTGGCAATATTGACCTGCAGGCGGATAGCAGCGTGACCGCCGGCAGCTCGGTGGCGACCATCACCGTTCTCGCGGGCTACGATTTCGGGACCGGCACCACGAACGTGGCGAGCGCGACCTCCCTGACGCTGAACGGCACGCTCGGGAACCCCGCCCTGGAAGGTGCTCTGTTGCTCGGCGCGGGCACCAACGGCATCGTGCAGGGCGGCGGGCAGGTGATCACGGAGAGCCTCTCCGTCACCTCCGGCGGCGATGCGCGGATCAACGCCGCGGGCTCGTCGAACCAGGTCGCCGGCCTCGGGACGAGCAGCGTGGCCGGCGCCCTTCTCCTCAGCACGAGCGATCAGCTCACCACCTCCGGCACGGTCACCGCGGGCAGCATCGGCCTGACCTCCTCCGGCGACACGACGATCGACGGCACCCTCTCCGCCACGGGCGAGGTCTTCCTCCGCTCGCTCGGCGGCGGAATCACTGAGACGGGACCGGGCCGGATCACCGCCGGCACCCTCCGCCTCTTCGCGGGGGAGGGATCGGCCGACCTGCGCGGGGATAACCGAGTGGCCGCCCTGGGCTCCTCCGACATCCTCGGCGGCCTGATCTTGAACAACACGGCCCCTCTGCTCACCGTGCCGGCCGGCGGCCTCATCCAGGCCGGGGGCGGGATTGAGATCAACGGGACCGGCAACACGCTCATCGCGGGCTCGCTGATTTCCCCCTCCGGCACGGTCCAGGTGACGACGACCGGCAACCTCACCATGGCCAGCGGCGCGGTCGCCAGCAGTTCCGGCTCTCCGGCCGGCAGCGTGGCGCTGCGCGCCGGCGGCAACGTCGTGCTGGAGCAGGGCAGTTCCGTGACCCTGGCCAACGCCATCTCGGTCCTCGCCGGCTACGATCCGGAATCCGGCACGACCGACACCGCGAGCGCGTCCTCCCTGAGCCTGGCCGGCACGCTGAGCGGCACGGCGGCGTCGAGCGCGGTCCGGCTCGGCGCGGGCACCGGCGGGATCGGGCAGACGGGCGGGCGGATCAGCGCGGGCACCCTTCTCGTCACCTCCGGGGGCGATGCGCTCCTCGACGGCAGCGCGACACCCAACGTGCTGGCGAACCTCGGCGCCAGCAGCGTCGCCGGCAGCCTCCTGCTGGACAATGGCAGCACGGACCTCGTCACCACCGGCGACGTCACGGCAGCGCGGATCGGCCTGCGCACCGGCGGCACGGTCACCGTGCGGAGCGACCTGTCGGCGACAGAATCCATCAGCTTCCTCGCCAACGGCCTCGCCGTCCCGGCGCCTACCACCACGGGGTCCGTGCCCATCCCCGGCGGCACCGTGACCGCGCCGCTGGTGGAGGCCGCGCCGCGGGATGCCCGGGACTTCGTCCTCGGGGGCACGGCGGCGCAGGCCGGCGTTCTGACCCTGAATCCCACCAGCATCTCGCGCATCACGGCGGACACGCTCCGCCTCGGCGCCGCGAGCCTGCGCGGCGATCCCGTGACGACCGCGACGAACATCCGCTTCGCCGGAAGCCTCGCCGCCTCCAACGCGCTGATCCTGAGGAGCCTCGGCGACATCGCGCAGGATGCCGGTACCACCCTCTCGGCGGCCAACCTTTCGGGAAGCGCGGGCGGCACGGCGACCCTCGCCAGTGCTGGCAACGCCCTGCCCGTCCTTGGCGATTTCAGCGCCGGCACGGCCCTCACCCTCGGCACGGGCGGCGGCCTCGCCATCACCGGCGCCGTGCAGTCGCCCGCGATCCGCCTCACAGCGGGCGGCGCGATCACCGAGAGCGGCGCCGGCCGCATCGGCGGCGGCAGCCTCTCCCTCCAGACATCCGGCGCGGCCACCTTGCTCGGGGCGAACACCGTCACCGTGCTCACCGCCTCGGAGACCGGCGGCGACCTGCGGCTCGCCAATTCGGGCGCGCTGCTGACGGTTCCTGCCGGCAACCTCGTCCGGGCCGGCGGCGCGCTGGAGATCGCGCAGGCCGGCGACCTCACGGTGAACGGCACCGTCTCCGGCGCCAGCACGCGCCTTTTCAGCCCCTCAGGCACCATCAGGGTGAACGGCAACTCCGCCATTGCCCGCACCGGCGACCTCTCCATCGAGGCGAACAGCTTCGCCCTCGCCGGGCTGCTCCAGGCCGCGGGCGAGATCCGCGTCACGGCCGGCACGCTGGCGAGCCTGGCGGGCCGGGCCGACGCGCCGACCCTCAGCCTCGCCGGACCGCGCATCACCTTCGGCGGGCTGGACGCGCGCGGCGCCGCCGTCAGCCTCCTCCTCGGCGCGGGCGGCACCACGGAAGGGGCGATCGACGCGGGCGGGCTCACCGTCGCGGGCGGTGCCAGGGCTAGCCTGACGGGCACGATCGCCGGCATCGCGGGCGGGGCCGCCGCGGCCTCCGGCCGGCGCGCCACGGCGGGCGGCACCCTGCTGGAGGAACCGCTGCCGGCGGCGAACGACTTCCTCTTCAACGGCTGCGCCATCGGCGCCGCGGCCTGCGCGTCGCCGCCGCCTCCGCCACCGCCCCCTCCGCCGCCACCGCCTCCTCCACCACCGCCCCCTCCTCCCCCTCCTCCGCCTCCGCCTCCCCCGCCTCCGGATGGCGGCGAGACACCCCCGCCGAGCCCGCCGCCCGCCGGCCCGGTCACGGAGCTCCCGGTCGGCTCGACCCTGGTGGACAGCCCGCTGCAGGTGCTCCGCGGCGTCGATCCGCTGGAGAACCTGCCGGCGCTCACGCGCCTGCGGCCGCCGGTGCCGAACATTACGGTCCGCATCGGCCGAGACCCCTCCGAGGAGGGCAGCCTCGCGCCCCCCAACATCCGGCGCGAGGATTACTGA
- a CDS encoding CHAT domain-containing tetratricopeptide repeat protein, with product MRPAPVRPPLGALLPALLAPALALGACTAPPPSAYVAASPAGAAAVSLGRNAAGEECRMVPSGGGADVWCGEWSSPSARLREVPAAPPLQAAEAARAGIAGRLDCAAPRGTTVLGDVPAALADCRRRAGGWPGFVLAASSGGRSWVAEGVLPGYVAAERALGVLSGRVGADAAPSSSTALDAVAARLAREAFSSSDIGRYEGLMSVGRDANQAERFVAAETAYRAALSLQERALGPDSPDRFQPMVLLAVQLSNQGRFPEAEALLTRAAPLAARASDPLAGALLAHYRGLHEANRGRAESALALLSQGYDAYARAAPAEARSGALSNAGLGAASSLVVDPVAARAVIGMVETRRNAASVLRAAGRNAEAERASEDANRLAAAAGRPVGEDVIQARLARTGGAVEAAGGDSAGADASFGRASRRFARGVPRSRPLADTLLLRAANATGADSRGSSTGAAAGFCREAVLILRTLREGTTSERIAPCIDALAAPGTQEALGEAFEAAQVAQGGVTATQIATAAARLTAGARNPAVAEALRRREAADRALTVSYRERDAAVEAGRTDLAALNTRIEEAEAAAAEADGAAQAAAPGYAQLVQSVASAREVLAALAPGEALVATTLPETRRGWTFVLADGTITATRVGAETRTVNALVARIRASVEAGNGNKPFAAGDAHALYAAVLGGAAPVLERATALVAAPEGSLLSIPYGLLVTAPPPRADSEAGAAFLLERMPVSHVPAPASLVSLRRAGRSGAPRPWFGFGDPRPVPVSFAARSFPAAPECGRGLASLARLPATALELAAAAEVSGASARDRRLGGEFTAAAVRGVRLRDYRVLHFATHGVLPSDLACLTEPAIVASAAPNGPDATQALLTSGVVLDLDLDADLVVLSACNSGGGAAAGESLSTLARAFFYSGARGLMVTHWYVNDAAAARVAAFTLQNIRGGAGPAEALRKAQVDLMRTPGGSHPGLWAPFALIGPGPGAGTGTPPAAPLRSAAAPGTAG from the coding sequence ATGCGGCCCGCCCCCGTCCGCCCGCCTCTCGGCGCCCTCCTGCCGGCGCTGCTGGCCCCTGCCCTGGCCCTCGGAGCCTGCACCGCGCCGCCGCCTTCGGCCTATGTCGCCGCCTCCCCGGCCGGCGCTGCCGCCGTCTCACTCGGCCGCAACGCAGCGGGGGAGGAGTGCAGGATGGTCCCCTCGGGCGGCGGCGCGGACGTCTGGTGCGGCGAGTGGAGCAGCCCCAGCGCCCGGCTGCGCGAGGTGCCCGCCGCCCCGCCGCTCCAAGCGGCCGAGGCGGCCCGCGCCGGCATCGCCGGGCGGCTGGACTGCGCCGCGCCGCGCGGCACCACCGTCCTCGGCGACGTGCCCGCGGCCCTGGCGGACTGCCGCCGCCGCGCGGGTGGCTGGCCGGGCTTCGTGCTCGCCGCCTCCTCCGGTGGCCGGTCCTGGGTGGCGGAGGGCGTGCTGCCCGGCTACGTGGCGGCGGAGCGGGCGCTCGGCGTTCTCAGCGGCCGGGTCGGGGCCGATGCCGCGCCCTCCTCCTCCACCGCGCTGGACGCCGTGGCCGCCCGGCTGGCGAGGGAGGCCTTCTCCAGCAGCGACATCGGCCGCTACGAGGGGCTGATGTCCGTCGGCCGCGACGCCAACCAGGCCGAGCGCTTCGTGGCGGCCGAGACCGCCTACCGCGCCGCCCTGTCCCTGCAGGAGCGCGCGCTGGGCCCGGACTCGCCGGACCGCTTCCAGCCGATGGTGCTGCTCGCCGTCCAGCTCTCCAACCAGGGCCGCTTCCCGGAGGCAGAGGCGCTGCTCACCCGCGCCGCCCCCCTCGCCGCCCGCGCCTCGGACCCGCTGGCCGGCGCGCTGCTCGCCCATTACCGCGGGCTGCACGAGGCCAATCGCGGCCGCGCGGAATCCGCCCTGGCGCTGCTGTCGCAGGGCTACGACGCCTATGCGCGCGCCGCGCCGGCGGAGGCGCGGTCCGGTGCCCTGTCCAACGCCGGTTTGGGGGCCGCCTCCTCCCTCGTCGTCGATCCCGTGGCGGCGCGGGCCGTCATCGGCATGGTGGAGACGCGGCGCAACGCCGCCTCCGTGCTGCGCGCCGCCGGCCGCAACGCGGAGGCCGAGCGCGCCTCGGAGGACGCCAACCGCCTCGCCGCCGCCGCGGGCCGGCCGGTGGGGGAGGACGTGATCCAGGCCCGCCTGGCCCGCACCGGCGGGGCGGTGGAGGCGGCGGGCGGCGACAGCGCGGGGGCGGATGCCAGCTTCGGCCGCGCCTCCCGGCGCTTCGCGCGCGGCGTGCCCCGTTCCCGCCCGCTGGCGGACACGCTGCTGCTGCGCGCCGCCAACGCCACCGGCGCAGACTCCCGAGGCAGCTCCACGGGCGCCGCCGCCGGCTTCTGCCGCGAGGCCGTCCTGATCCTGCGCACCCTGCGGGAGGGAACGACGAGCGAGCGCATCGCCCCCTGCATCGACGCCCTGGCCGCCCCCGGCACGCAGGAGGCGCTGGGCGAGGCCTTCGAGGCCGCGCAGGTCGCGCAGGGCGGCGTCACCGCCACCCAGATCGCCACCGCCGCCGCCCGGCTGACAGCCGGCGCCCGCAACCCCGCCGTGGCCGAGGCGCTGCGCCGGCGCGAGGCCGCGGACCGCGCCCTGACGGTGAGCTACCGCGAGCGCGACGCCGCGGTGGAGGCCGGCCGCACCGACCTCGCCGCGCTGAACACCCGGATCGAGGAGGCCGAAGCGGCGGCGGCCGAGGCCGACGGCGCCGCCCAGGCCGCGGCGCCGGGCTACGCCCAGCTCGTCCAGTCCGTCGCCTCCGCGCGGGAGGTCCTCGCGGCGCTCGCCCCCGGCGAGGCCCTGGTGGCGACCACCCTGCCCGAGACGCGCCGGGGCTGGACCTTCGTGCTGGCGGACGGGACCATCACCGCGACGCGGGTGGGGGCGGAGACCCGGACGGTGAACGCCCTCGTCGCCCGCATCCGGGCGAGCGTGGAGGCGGGCAACGGGAACAAGCCTTTCGCGGCGGGGGATGCCCACGCCCTCTACGCCGCTGTCCTCGGCGGCGCGGCGCCGGTGCTGGAGCGCGCGACCGCCCTCGTCGCAGCGCCGGAGGGTTCGCTGCTCTCCATCCCCTACGGCCTCCTCGTCACCGCCCCACCGCCCCGCGCGGATTCGGAGGCGGGCGCGGCCTTCCTGCTGGAGAGGATGCCCGTCTCCCACGTGCCGGCGCCGGCCAGCCTCGTCTCGCTCCGCCGCGCCGGGCGCTCGGGCGCGCCCCGCCCCTGGTTCGGCTTCGGCGACCCGCGGCCGGTGCCGGTCTCCTTCGCCGCGCGCTCTTTCCCCGCCGCGCCGGAATGCGGGCGCGGCCTCGCCTCCCTCGCCCGCCTCCCCGCCACAGCGCTGGAGCTCGCCGCCGCCGCCGAGGTCTCGGGCGCCTCCGCCCGCGACCGGCGCCTGGGCGGCGAGTTCACGGCGGCCGCCGTGCGCGGGGTGCGGCTGCGCGACTACCGCGTGCTGCACTTCGCCACCCACGGCGTGCTGCCCTCCGACCTCGCCTGCCTGACGGAGCCGGCCATCGTCGCCTCCGCCGCGCCGAACGGGCCGGACGCCACCCAGGCGCTGCTCACCTCCGGCGTTGTGCTGGACCTCGACCTGGACGCGGACCTCGTCGTGCTCTCCGCCTGCAACTCCGGCGGCGGGGCGGCGGCGGGGGAGAGCCTGTCCACCCTCGCCCGCGCCTTCTTCTACTCCGGCGCGCGCGGGCTGATGGTGACGCACTGGTACGTCAACGACGCGGCCGCGGCGCGCGTGGCCGCCTTCACCCTGCAGAACATTCGCGGGGGCGCCGGGCCGGCCGAGGCGCTGCGCAAGGCGCAGGTTGACCTCATGCGCACGCCCGGCGGCTCGCATCCCGGCCTCTGGGCACCCTTCGCGCTCATCGGGCCGGGGCCAGGGGCTGGAACGGGCACGCCGCCTGCCGCCCCGCTGCGCTCAGCCGCCGCGCCCGGCACGGCGGGCTAG